GCAACATTACCGACAAAGCCGTCACACACAATAACATCAGCTTTGTTATTAAAAATGTCATTGCCTTCAATAAAACCAACATAATTGATATCGGGACTCTCAGCAAGTTGTGCCGCCGCGAGTTTAATATGATCACTACCCTTGATATCTTCTTCGCCCATGTTAAGCAATGCAACTCTAGGTTTATTGATACCGTCAACCTGCTCAGCCATCACCGCGCCCATAACACCAAATTGGTATAAGACATTAGCATCACAAAAGACATTGGCGCCAAGGTCGAGCATAAATACGTGTTGGTTGGGTTGCTGTGTCGGTAAGGCAGATATCAAAGCTGGCCGTTCAACGCCTGGCAAGGTTTTAAGGATCAAATGCGCAGTAGCAAACAAGGCGCCAGTATTACCCGCACTGACACAGGCATCCGCTTTTCCCTCATTAACAAGGTCAATGGCTCTGCGCAGTGAAGAATCTTTTTTGGTGCGCATTGCTGCGAGCGGCTTCTCGCCCATGGTGACCACTTGCGTGGTATGAACAATGGTAATTTGTGGGTGGTTTAACGCTTTTTGGCGTCTAAGATGACCTTGAATAGTGTCTTGGTCACCGCATAGGATAAGAGATAAGTAAGGAAGTTTTTCGACCGCCATAATTGCTGCTACGATCGAAACAAGGGGGCCTTTATCGCCCCCCATTACATCTAACGCTATGGTTAGATTCTTCAAAGCTGTGCTCGCCTAGTCGATTGACTATTTAGCGATAACTTTAACACCTTTGTAGAAACCGTCAGCTGTCACGTGGTGACGACGGTGAGTTTCACCAGATACTGGATCTACTGATAAGTTTTCTGCGGTTAACGCGTCGTGTGAACGGCGCATGCCACGTCTTGAACGAGACTTTTTGCTCTTTTGAACTGCCATAGCCTAACTCCTAAAATCGGTTGCTAACTAAAATATAACTACTTGAGTTGTTTCAATACGTCAAATGGATTTGGCTTATCAAGCTCTTCAGGCAGTTCGCCCCATGTTGTATCGGCTTCACCTTTACAATCATCGAGTTCATGCCGTGGAATTAATGGAATTGCAAGTAATAACTCGTCTTCCACTAACTCTCGCAAGTTAACTTCACCATTTTCATCTAATTCTATTGCGTCATAATATGACGGCAAATCTGCAGCACCTTCTGCATTTTTAACCGGGCTAAACTGGAAATCAATTTCCAGAGTATGCGCAAATTCGTCATTACAACGTTGGCATATCAGCCCTACTGATGCCGAGCCCCTACCTGATATTACTATTAGGCCAAGTTCATCCACATCAAATTGAAAACTAACTTCGATTTGCTCGGTTGTGCTTTCACACGACTCGAGTAATCGGTTCATTTCCGCTAACTGAAATATCCCGTCACACTCAAGTCTTCGTTGAGCGCTTTTGTAAGGATCTATCGTTACTGGTAGCTTAAGGTTCTGCATAGGGCGCGAATAATAAAGGGCTGACCTGCATGTGTCAAAAGAATTTTGTGCTTTTTCTTTAATTTTCGAGATTCAAACCTATATCAAGGAGTATCTTGTGCAAACTATGATAAGAAATTGTATAAATTATGAGAAAAATCGTTCTAGGCTCTACATCTATTTACCGAAAAGCCTTACTGGAAAAGCTCAACCTTCCCTTTGATTGCGTTAAGCCTGAAGTCGATGAAACACCTTTCGAAAACGAGTCCCCCGAAAAGCTAGTTGCTCGCTTAGCACAAGCTAAAGCAAAAGCCGCTGGCACCGATGTGAACAATGCGTTAGTGATTGGCTCAGATCAAGTGGCAGTTCACCAAGGAAAAATTCTTGGCAAACCTCACACTGTTGAAAATGCTATTCAACAGTTAACCCGTTTTAGTGGGCAATCTGTGACTTTTTTAACTGGGCTTAGCGTTGTTGACACTCAATCAGGCCAAGCACAAACCATTGTTGAACCTTTTACTGTACATTTTAGAGAGCTGACTCATGAAGCAATAACTAGTTATGTACATGCTGAAATGCCGCTTAATTGTGCCGGAAGCTTTAAAAGCGAGGGGTTAGGAATCTGTTTATTTGAAAAGCTCGAGGGCGATGACCCTAATAGTTTAATCGGCTTGCCGCTAATTCAACTCACCAAGTTATTACAGCACTTTGGCGTTGATGTGCTAAGTCAGCAATCAAGAGACAAACCATACTAACGTTGCTAAATAAAGATAAAATAGCGCTAGTGCCCTGTCACTAGCGCTTTAAGCTCCAATATGGAATCTACTATGGCTTTTGGCTGGCAAGCATCGAGAGATTCTCGCTTGTCAGCACCTAAGGTAATACCAATGCTGGCAACACCCGCGTTGTTTGCCATATTCAGATCGTGACGTGAATCCCCTATCATCACGGCCTCTTCCGGTTTAACATTTAACTTTTCTAATAGCTGTTGAATCATATCAGGAGCTGGCTTTGAAACAGACTCATCCGCACAAATAGTCATATCAAAATGCTGATGAAGCTGAGTTTCATCCAACATATGATTTAAACCCTGCCGTGCCTTACCTGTCGCCACTGCCACTAATTTGTTTTGCGCTTTTAACAAGCTCAGCATTTCTTTGACATGATCAAATAAAGGTGATGCAACTTCCGTGGTTGAGTACTGCGCTTTGTAGGCGGCAATCATTTCTTTCACTGTATGCGCTTCAAGGTCGGGAAAAAGTTTTTGCAAAGCAGGCACTAAACTCAAGCCAATAATACTTTTAGCATCGTCATCACTTGGTGGTTTCAGCGATAAGCGCTCTGCGGCGGTTTGAATAGAAGTCACAATTCTGGCAATTGAGTCCATCAAAGTGCCGTCCCAATCAAAAATATAAAGCTTGTAATTATCCATAGTTGCTACTTAGCTGTTCTGTATCAAATACCAATGAAGTTGAGGGAAAATTAATGTTCGATTTGCGTTGGTGCAAATACAGTTAAAACAAACCAATCACTATTTTGACTGGTTTGCTTTAAGGTTTTTCAAAGCTTTGGCTAAGGCATTGTCCAGCGGTGCCTCAACCTTTAAACGCTTCTCTGTGCGCGGGTGGGTAAACTCAATACTTGCCGCATGTAAAAACAAGCGATTAAGGCCGACTGCTTTCATTGCACCATCAAAATCTTCATGTCCATATTTCGGGTCACAAGCAATGGGGTGCCCTTTCGTTTGGCAATGAACACGAATTTGATGAGTTCGTCCTGTTACTGGAAAAGCGCGAACTAAGGTAGCACCGTCATAATGCTGAATCACTTTATAGCGAGTTTCCGATTCTTTGCCATTAATGTTGTCAACAATCACCACTCGCTCGCCTGACTTAAGGTCATTTTTGCGTAGGCCTTCCGTCACTTTAGTGAGTTTCGGTGACCAACGACCTTTTACCAAGGCATGATAAAACTTCTGAACATTCTTCTTACGTAGTTGTTCGTGCAAATTACGCAAAGCCGAGCGTTTTTTTGCCACCACTAAACAGCCCGAGGTATCACGGTCTAAACGGTGCACTAGCTCCAACATTTTGGCTTGTGGCCTAAGGGCCCGCAAAGCTTCAATTACGCCAAAGTTAACGCCACTACCACCATGTACTGCCATACCTGATGGCTTATTGATGACCAACAGCACTTCATCTTCGTATAGAATTTGTGATTCTAAGTTAGCAACGACATTCAGCTGAGTTGAGACTGGCGCAGACTTTTCTGAAACGCGAATTGGCGCCACGCGGATGATATCTTCATCTTGCAGTTTATACTCTGGTTTAGTGCGTTTTTTGTTAACGCGAATTTCCCCTTTGCGGAGTAACCGATAAATCATACTTTTCGGCACACCTTTAAGGGTTTTCAATAAATAGTTGTCGATTCTCTGACCAGCGTCATCCGCTTCAACGGTAAAAAATCGTACTTTAGGTTTGTTCTCTTCGTTCATGGCGCGCAGTCTAGCATAAAAACGTAGTTTTTTAGCTAAAATAAACAGGTATTTGATTGCTATCTGCTAGCAGATAGTGGGATAATCGGGCCGCTGTGTCGCATAAGCATAAAACACAGCGTAAATTGGCAGCATTGTGTAGAAAAGTCGAACGAAGACGAAAGATAGTAAGAGGCAAAATGAGGCTACTTTAATGTGCGAGAAAAGACACATTAACTGACAAGCCCGTTGTACAACAAAGCGCGCGTAACTTGCTTTGAAGCTACATAAACATTATGTCCAGCGTACCAATGCTAAATAACAAAAATAACAACATCACCTAAGCCTCGGGTTAACTCAATCATGTTAAACAAGCTTAGTTAAACACGTATGTTGTTGACAGCACAGCACGCTAGCTGAGCACATAAAGAATTATTGTAGTGAGTCTGACAAACTTACTATCTAACAATCAGAAGAAAATAACAGCTTACCGGACAAAGGCACACTATAAGTCGGGTAAGAATGACACCCGTGAGGCTGACAACTAGCTGTTACCATTGCGATAGATTGCTTTGTGTTCTAAGCAAATGGTGTGCTGTGACCAAAATAGAGTCACAGAAACTATGAAACGTATGTTAATTAACGCTACACAGTCTGAAGAGTTACGTGTAGCCTTGGTCGACGGGCAACGCCTTTACGATTTAGATATCGAAAGCCCTGGCCATGAGCAGAAAAAGGCAAATATCTACAAAGCGAAAATCACTCGCATCGAACCCTCACTAGAAGCTGCTTTCGTTGACTATGGCGCTGAGCGTCATGGCTTCCTACCAATGAAAGAAATTGCCCGAGAATACTTCCCTGAAGGCTACAAGTTCCAAGGCCGCCCTAACATCAAAGACGTGTTAACTGAAGGCCAAGAAGTGATTGTTCAGGTAGATAAAGAAGAGCGCGGTCAAAAAGGCGCGGCACTTACTACGTTTATTAGCTTAGCGGGTAGTTACTTGGTATTGATGCCAAATAACCCACGTGCCGGTGGAATTTCTCGCCGTATTGAAGGCGACGAACGCACAGAGCTTAAAGCGGCGCTTAGCAAGCTAGACCTACCTAAGGGTATGGGTTTGATTGTTCGTACTGCTGGTGTGGGCAAAGACTACGAAGAGTTGTCTTGGGATTTAGACATTCTACGTCACCACTGGAACACCATTGAAGAAGCTGCGGCAAGCCGCCCTGCTCCATTCTTGATCCACCAAGAAAGTGGCCTGATCCAACGTGCTATTCGCGATTATTTGCGTCGTGATATTGGTGAAGTCATCGTTGACCGCCCGAAAATATTTGAACGTGTTAAGCAACACATCGAATTAGTGCGTCCTGACTTTGCCAGCAAAATCAAGCTGTATACTAACGACGTACCATTATTCACCCACTACCAAATTGAAACGCAAATTGAATCGGCGTTTCAACGTGAAGTGCGCTTGCCATCAGGTGGCTCGATCGTTATCGACCCAACCGAGGCGATGATCTCTATTGATATCAACTCGGCACGTGCAACAAAGGGTGGCGATATTGAAGAAACGGCGTTCAATACCAACCTAGAGGCAGCAGAAGAAATCGCTCGCCAATTACGCTTGCGCGACGCCGGTGGCCTAGTGGTTATCGATTTTATTGATATGACGCCAACACGCCATCAACGCGAAGTAGAAAACCGTTTACGCGATGCGGTTCAACAAGACCGAGCGCGTATTCAGTTAGGTCGTATTTCACGCTTTGGTTTGATGGAAATGTCACGTCAGCGTTTACGCCCATCGATTGGTGAAACTAGTCAAAATGTTTGTCCACGTTGTAACGGTACTGGCCAAGTACGTGGTATTGAATCACTAGCGTTATCAATTCTTCGTTTAATGGAAGAAGAGGCCATCAAAGAAAACACTGCGCATGTGCAAGCACAAGTACCAGTGCCAGTGGCAACTTACTTATTAAATGAAAAACGTCGTTCGGTAATGCACATTGAAAAGCATCACGGCGTAAAAGTATTGATTATTCCGAACCCAAACATGCATACACCTCAATATGAAGTATTGCGCGTTCGTGAAGACGAAACTATTGATGAAGCAAGCTACAACGTTAAGACAAAGCCTGCTGAAGTTGAAGAAGCTGTAATGCCAAAATTCAACAAAGAAGCAGCGAAAAAAGACGAGCCTGTTATTCAAGGGATGTCTGCTCCTAAGCGCGCACCTGCCCCTGCTCCAGCAAACAACAAGCCACAAGCGAGCAACAAACCGGCAGAGCAGAAAAAAGGGTTATTATCTTCTTTTGTTAACTGGTTAGGTGGTTTGTTCGCTGAAGAAGAGGAAGAGCAAAAAGAAGCGCCGAAAGCTAAGCCAAGAGGTCGTCGTGACGACAGAGGCGGCCGTGATAATCAGCGCAACCGTAAAGGTCGCAACGCGAACCAGCGTCGCAACAATCGTCAGTCAGCTAAAGACAGAGACGAAAACAAAGACGTTAGAGAAGCAAAAGACACGCGTAATAACAAACCGAAAAAGCCACGTAAGCCAGAGCAAGATAAAGCTGCGCAAAAGCCTAAGGAAGAGAAAGTTGCAGAGCGCAGGCAGCGCCGTAACAATCGCAAGAAAGTGCGTGTGGGAGATGAAAATACCGTTCAAAGAGAAACTGACGTTTCAGCAGCAAAAGCTGAAGAACGCAATTCAGACGCTAAATCATCAAGACCAGCAAAACCGAAGAAGGCTGAACATAAAAAAGCTGAGCACAAATCGGTTGAACGTAAGTCAGCAGATGAAAACACTGTTTCAGAGAGCGCTCAACATGAAAACAAAGCTAAGCAGCAAAAACCGCAAAGAAAGCGTAACAAACCGCATGCGGAAAAAACTGACAATTCAGCATCTGTTGAACAGCTAGCGGAAACGCATACGAGCGAAGTCCCAGCGACTGAGTCAGTAGATGGCGATGTTAAGCCAGAGCGTACACGCAATCGTCGTTCACCGAGACACTTACGCTCTCATGGTCAGCGCCGCCGCCGCTCAGCGGAAGACACAAATGCCGAAAAAAATGCAGCAGGTGATAATTCAGCAGTTGCTGCGTCAGATATCGCTAACACTGAAGTCAATGATGCTCAGACAACCAGCACTCAAACTGACAAGGTGCAAGTTGAAAGCATTCAGCAACCTGTTAACGAACAAGCTGTTGCTGAGATTACTGAAGATCCAGTAGAAGCACGCTACCCTGAAGTTACTCAGCAAACTGAAGCTGCTATTGTCGCCGAGCCAAAGGCAGAAGTTCAACAAGAGCTGCCTGGTTTGGACTCAGGTTTGGACTCCGGCTTAGGCAACGAACAGCAAGCTCAAGCTATTGCTGAACAACCTACGGCCGCTGATATAGAAGTTAAAGTACCTGTAGTAAAAGACTCAGTGGCTGAAGCTGTTGAGGAAGGAACGGCGGCAGAAGCACCTGCTAATACTAATGTTGAACAAGAAGCCCCAGTTGCTGCTAAAGCTAAAACGGCTAAACCTAATAAAGCGTCACAATCGTTTAAAGGTAAAGCAAGTTCGCCTATGGCAAAACCTGTCACTGTTGACACGGTGAACTCGATTCCATCGGCTGCAATGCCAATTGAACAGCGATTGATTGTTCAGAAGTCTGAACAGCAAGCAATTAGAGCGCTAGTGGTTAATACAAGTCAATCAGGGCCAGCAAAGCCCTAATCAACTCTACTAAAGCTCAAATACAAAAAGGCCAGCAATTTAGCTGGCCTTTTTAATTTACTCTTATTGAAAACGAGCTTTATATCTTGAGTAAGTGCCTATTATTTTCAATAAAACGCTCCCCTATTCCTTTTACGTTTGTTAAATCATCAATGCTAATGAAATTGCCATTTTCGAGACGATAGTCGATTATGGCTTGCGCTTTTTTCTTGCCAATTCCTTTTAGCAGCACAAGTTGTTCCATCGTTGCCTGATTGACATCTATTGGCTCCTGAATAACCACCTGAGTTTTGGTAGCACTCATTTCAGGCATGTTGTTCGCCAATGATGAATGTGAAAAAAGAGTAAGGGACGCTACTATCGCAGCGAAGATAATGTTTTTCATGATCAATCCTTGTAATGTTTTCCATTTTATTTAGTCAGCTACTTAATGTAGCTGACTAAACAATTAGTACGCATTTCTCAGATTGTCAAAATATATGCCGCCATTTGAAGCCGTAAATAGAATTAGCTGCTAAGTGACTGATTAATCTCTTGCAATACTTGGTGAGGGTTGTCTGATTTTGTGATTGGACGGCCAATTACTAGGTAATCTACACCAACAGCTACGGCCTGCTCAGGTGTCATGATACGTTTTTGATCATTCGTACTGCTACCGGCTGGTCGAATACCTGGAGTTACCAGTTTAAAATCATCGCCAAAAGTATCTTTTAGTGATTCGGCTTCCCGTGCAGAACATACCACACCGTCTAGGCCAGCATTTTGTGTCAGTGTAGCTAGACTGTTAACGTGCTCAGCAGGCGATTTTTCAATACCAATACCCGCAAGGTCTTCTTCGCCCATGCTTGTTAGTACAGTCACTGCAATCAAAAGTGGCGCTTTATCACCATAAGGTAGTAACGCTTCTTTTGCTTTCTCCATCATTTTTGTACCGCCAGAGGCGTGTACATTTACCATCCATACACCCAATTCTGCAGCGGCAGTAACTGCTTTTGCCACTGTGTTTGGAATGTCATGAAATTTCAGATCTAAAAATACATCAAAGCCACGTTTAACGAGCTCGCGGACAAACTCAGGGCCAAAGTAAGTAAACATCTCTTTGCCTACCTTAAGGCGACAATCACTTGGCTGAATCTTATCTACAAAGGCTAGCGCGTCTGCTTGGTTGTCAAAATCTAAGGCAACAACTACTTTTGCATCAGTCATGAAGAAATCTCATTTGTAAAATTTGCGCTATTCTAGCTTGAAACTGTTTAAATATCGAAAGATTAGTTTATTGATGGCCAAATCAATACCTATCTATCGCCGATAACAAGGTACTTGATCTATACGATCATTGATTTTTTCTAATCAATTGACTTAGATAAGAAATAAATTCTAAAGAAATACGATCTAGTAACTAATCGTAAATAAAAACTAAGCATATGAAGTCGATATTCAGCTCGTTTAAAAAGCGTCTCCAGCAGCCAAAACCTTTGCAGTGGTATATCAGTGCCCCCTTACCCCTGTTTGCCGGATTAGCGTTAATGTTGGTATTGCTTGTAGCACCCAAAGTCATTGAAGACCTAGTAAAAGCTAATGCCGTTGAAACCGCGGTTGATTTGACTAAAACTTTGCAGAAAATCAGAAACTATTATGCAGAGCACGTGCTTAGTGAAGTAAGTAATACCGATACCATCGAAATCACGCACTTACATAAGCTCAGCGACAACAGTATTCCTATTCCGGCCACCTTTTTAATGGAAATGGCGCAGTCGTATTCTGAAGAGGACAAGCTGCGTGTCAATGTGACTAGCCCACACCCTTTTAACTCAAGAAAAACCAGGGCAATGAACGAATTTCAAAAATTGGCATGGCAGCAATTAACACTTAATCCAGAACAACCTGTTAGTACCTTTGATAATGTTGCGGGAAATCGTGTCGTTAAAGTGGCGCTTCCAGATAAGCTAACAGCAAGTGCTTGTGTTGACTGCCACAACTCTCATCAAGATTCGTCAAGAAGAGATTGGCAACTTGGCGATGTTAGAGGAATTCTGGAAATTACTGTCGATGTTGAGCACAGTTTGAAACGTGCAAACCAACTAAGTTTTATGATGATTCTAGTGAGTTTTGTCAGCTTATTGATACTTGTACTGTTTAACCGCCATATTGCCAAAAAAGTTGTTACGCCACTCTCAGCAATAACAGCGGCAATGACATCTTTGTCGGAACGCAAAATTGTCAGTACCGAAACCTCGCACTCAGGTTACAAAGAAGTTAATGCGCTAGGTAACGCATTTTTAAACTTCCAAAATAGTGAGCAGAAGCGACAAGCGCTAGAGAATGAAGTACGTCAACTTGCTTATTATGATTCGTTAACTAGCCTACCTAACCGCAGCGCAGCGTTAGAGAGGCTGAACGAGCAAGCAAATTTGGCAAGTACCAAGCATTCATTTGCGCTTATCATCATTAACATTGAAAAATTCAATGAAATAAACGATACGCTTGGCTACAACATTGGCGATCAAACACTAATTCAAGTGGCTAAACGCATCACCAACGTCTTTGTCCAAGAGTATGTTGCACGCTTTAATACCACAGAATTTGCGGTAATAATGCCGTGTAAAAACGCCGAGGGCGAACCATGTCCAATGAAAGTAGAAGCAATGACCAAGCAAGTTATTACTCGCTTGCAATCACCAATGATGATTGACGAACATCAATTGCACTTGTCGATTTCAATTGGTATTAATCAAGTCGTGAATTCAGCGAGTAACAAACAACAAATAAATGAAATAGTCGCTCATGGTAATATTGCCCTTCACCAAGCTGAAACCAGCCATACGCAAAAAATTGTGACCTATACACCAGAGCTTTCCAACGCGCTCAACCAGCGTGTTTCAATGATTAAAGCGCTTAAACTTGCCATTGCTAACAATGAATTAGTGCCTTTCTTTCAACCGCAGCTTGACTTAAACACCGGTGAACTAGTGGGTGCCGAGGTACTACTTCGTTGGATCAAACCAGACGGGACACTAGTGCCTCCCTTTACTTTTATTCCACTTGCCGAAGCTTCAGGATTGATTTTACCTATCGGTAAACTCGTACTTGAACAAGCATGTCAGCTCAACAAGCAATGGCAAGACAAAGGATTTAAACCTTTTAGAGTGGCAGTAAATGTCTCAGGTGTGCAGTTTGATCAAGACAACATTGTCGATGAAGTCAGCAATGCATTAACATTGTCTGGGTTAGAGCCTAAGTGGTTAGAACTTGAGGTTACAGAAACCGCTTTAATGGCAGATATTAACGAAATCATCGCTAAGCTATCACAGCTCCGAGAATTAGGGATTGAATTAGCCATCGATGATTTTGGCACTGGCTATTCTTCATTAAACTATTTGAAACGCCTACCAATTAATCGACTGAAAATAGATCAATCTTTTGTCCGAAATGTTATCGACAATGAAGACGATCAAGCAATTATTGAAATGATTTTAAATCTAGGTAAATCGATGAAGCTTAGTGTACTTGCTGAAGGTGTTGAAGGGCCAGCAGAAGAAGCATTTTTGAAATCAATGAACTGTGATGAAGTACAAGGTTACTATTACGCTAAACCTATGCCTACGAGTGATTTTGAAGTTTACCTTCAAAGCATCAACAAAGCTTAACTAAATTTAAGGCCAAATAATAGCGGTGATCTCATTACGAAGCTAACTGTCTAATTAAATAGGCCTAGATTAGTCAAAGAAGTGCAATTTTTAAAATTGAATGGGTAAGGCAAGTACACATTACTCGCCTTCAAGGCCCCTAACAGGCTTCAGTTGCTCCCAATCATGACATGATGGACAAGACCAATAGTGTGTGCTGCTGTTAAAGCCACAAGAGCGACAACTGTATCTTGGACGCATCTTTAAGTACGCAGAAACCAGCTCCTTGATCACATCCAAACTTTCACTTTGATTATCCGACGATTCATTCGCAAGTTGTAACTTAACGAAATGCTTAAAGCCTCGAATGGTAGGTCTACGCTTTAAGGCAGCCAATAAAAATTCCACTGCTTTATCTGCGCCATATTTAGTTGACAGAAACTCTAGGTATTTAATCAATGTGCTCGTCGTGCCAGTTTCATCGTACACTTGCTTAATAAAGTTGTAGAAAGCTTCTTCGTCATCCAATGCTTGATAGCAGCTATGCATTTTTTCGATAACTTCAGGGAAAAAGTCTTTGTCTTGTTTATAAATAGCACGATAACACTTAGCAGCTTGCTCGTATTGCTTATGCTCTTCATAAACACCGGCTAAATGCCAATTAGCACGACATGATTTAGCATCGCACACCAATGCCTGCTCTAATAACTCAATAACCGCGATAAACTCACCTTGTTTTTGTGCCTCAAGTGCTTGTTCGCAATAGAAGTTAGCTAGGTTATGAAGTAGTTGTTTGTCTTTGAGTTTAAAAATAGTTTTTTTAAGCGCAATGCCCTGCTGCCAATCCTTAGTAGATTGGTAAATTTGCATTAAATAACCTAAAGACTTTAACTGATAGGGTTTTGCCTTGAGCAACTTATGAAACATATGTTCAGCACGGTCGTACAAACCTGCTGTTAAAAAATCTTTTGCTAGCTCAAATATTGCTTGCTGTTTTGCTTTGGTTGGCAAATTGCCATTGCGTACTAGATGTTCGTGTACTTTAAGTGCTCGGTCGAGCTCGCCGCGCTTGCGAAAAAGGTTTGCCATTGCAAAATGCGCTTCAACGGTATCGTCTTCTACTTTGAGCGCCTCAATCAAATAATCGATAGCTTTATCTTGCTGATTCGATAATAGGTAATTCAAACCTGTTGAGTATTTAATGGATAAATCTTGCTTAGCATTTTGATCTTTTTGCTTAATGCTATTGCGCCCCATAAACCATCCATATCCCATGGCAACAGGCAACAATAGA
This Thalassotalea euphylliae DNA region includes the following protein-coding sequences:
- the rne gene encoding ribonuclease E, translating into MKRMLINATQSEELRVALVDGQRLYDLDIESPGHEQKKANIYKAKITRIEPSLEAAFVDYGAERHGFLPMKEIAREYFPEGYKFQGRPNIKDVLTEGQEVIVQVDKEERGQKGAALTTFISLAGSYLVLMPNNPRAGGISRRIEGDERTELKAALSKLDLPKGMGLIVRTAGVGKDYEELSWDLDILRHHWNTIEEAAASRPAPFLIHQESGLIQRAIRDYLRRDIGEVIVDRPKIFERVKQHIELVRPDFASKIKLYTNDVPLFTHYQIETQIESAFQREVRLPSGGSIVIDPTEAMISIDINSARATKGGDIEETAFNTNLEAAEEIARQLRLRDAGGLVVIDFIDMTPTRHQREVENRLRDAVQQDRARIQLGRISRFGLMEMSRQRLRPSIGETSQNVCPRCNGTGQVRGIESLALSILRLMEEEAIKENTAHVQAQVPVPVATYLLNEKRRSVMHIEKHHGVKVLIIPNPNMHTPQYEVLRVREDETIDEASYNVKTKPAEVEEAVMPKFNKEAAKKDEPVIQGMSAPKRAPAPAPANNKPQASNKPAEQKKGLLSSFVNWLGGLFAEEEEEQKEAPKAKPRGRRDDRGGRDNQRNRKGRNANQRRNNRQSAKDRDENKDVREAKDTRNNKPKKPRKPEQDKAAQKPKEEKVAERRQRRNNRKKVRVGDENTVQRETDVSAAKAEERNSDAKSSRPAKPKKAEHKKAEHKSVERKSADENTVSESAQHENKAKQQKPQRKRNKPHAEKTDNSASVEQLAETHTSEVPATESVDGDVKPERTRNRRSPRHLRSHGQRRRRSAEDTNAEKNAAGDNSAVAASDIANTEVNDAQTTSTQTDKVQVESIQQPVNEQAVAEITEDPVEARYPEVTQQTEAAIVAEPKAEVQQELPGLDSGLDSGLGNEQQAQAIAEQPTAADIEVKVPVVKDSVAEAVEEGTAAEAPANTNVEQEAPVAAKAKTAKPNKASQSFKGKASSPMAKPVTVDTVNSIPSAAMPIEQRLIVQKSEQQAIRALVVNTSQSGPAKP
- a CDS encoding HAD family hydrolase produces the protein MDNYKLYIFDWDGTLMDSIARIVTSIQTAAERLSLKPPSDDDAKSIIGLSLVPALQKLFPDLEAHTVKEMIAAYKAQYSTTEVASPLFDHVKEMLSLLKAQNKLVAVATGKARQGLNHMLDETQLHQHFDMTICADESVSKPAPDMIQQLLEKLNVKPEEAVMIGDSRHDLNMANNAGVASIGITLGADKRESLDACQPKAIVDSILELKALVTGH
- the yceD gene encoding 23S rRNA accumulation protein YceD; protein product: MQNLKLPVTIDPYKSAQRRLECDGIFQLAEMNRLLESCESTTEQIEVSFQFDVDELGLIVISGRGSASVGLICQRCNDEFAHTLEIDFQFSPVKNAEGAADLPSYYDAIELDENGEVNLRELVEDELLLAIPLIPRHELDDCKGEADTTWGELPEELDKPNPFDVLKQLK
- a CDS encoding ComEA family DNA-binding protein; protein product: MKNIIFAAIVASLTLFSHSSLANNMPEMSATKTQVVIQEPIDVNQATMEQLVLLKGIGKKKAQAIIDYRLENGNFISIDDLTNVKGIGERFIENNRHLLKI
- the rpmF gene encoding 50S ribosomal protein L32 translates to MAVQKSKKSRSRRGMRRSHDALTAENLSVDPVSGETHRRHHVTADGFYKGVKVIAK
- the rluC gene encoding 23S rRNA pseudouridine(955/2504/2580) synthase RluC yields the protein MNEENKPKVRFFTVEADDAGQRIDNYLLKTLKGVPKSMIYRLLRKGEIRVNKKRTKPEYKLQDEDIIRVAPIRVSEKSAPVSTQLNVVANLESQILYEDEVLLVINKPSGMAVHGGSGVNFGVIEALRALRPQAKMLELVHRLDRDTSGCLVVAKKRSALRNLHEQLRKKNVQKFYHALVKGRWSPKLTKVTEGLRKNDLKSGERVVIVDNINGKESETRYKVIQHYDGATLVRAFPVTGRTHQIRVHCQTKGHPIACDPKYGHEDFDGAMKAVGLNRLFLHAASIEFTHPRTEKRLKVEAPLDNALAKALKNLKANQSK
- the plsX gene encoding phosphate acyltransferase PlsX — encoded protein: MGGDKGPLVSIVAAIMAVEKLPYLSLILCGDQDTIQGHLRRQKALNHPQITIVHTTQVVTMGEKPLAAMRTKKDSSLRRAIDLVNEGKADACVSAGNTGALFATAHLILKTLPGVERPALISALPTQQPNQHVFMLDLGANVFCDANVLYQFGVMGAVMAEQVDGINKPRVALLNMGEEDIKGSDHIKLAAAQLAESPDINYVGFIEGNDIFNNKADVIVCDGFVGNVALKTCEGVANLVFEKVKEVFDKNVVTKILGQFLAPTLKKLFKTLNPDQYNGASLIGLRGIVVKSHGNANSKALFTAILEAVKEVERQVPQKIKNTLEQELLQGPK
- the pyrF gene encoding orotidine-5'-phosphate decarboxylase, producing MTDAKVVVALDFDNQADALAFVDKIQPSDCRLKVGKEMFTYFGPEFVRELVKRGFDVFLDLKFHDIPNTVAKAVTAAAELGVWMVNVHASGGTKMMEKAKEALLPYGDKAPLLIAVTVLTSMGEEDLAGIGIEKSPAEHVNSLATLTQNAGLDGVVCSAREAESLKDTFGDDFKLVTPGIRPAGSSTNDQKRIMTPEQAVAVGVDYLVIGRPITKSDNPHQVLQEINQSLSS
- a CDS encoding Maf family protein, with translation MMRKIVLGSTSIYRKALLEKLNLPFDCVKPEVDETPFENESPEKLVARLAQAKAKAAGTDVNNALVIGSDQVAVHQGKILGKPHTVENAIQQLTRFSGQSVTFLTGLSVVDTQSGQAQTIVEPFTVHFRELTHEAITSYVHAEMPLNCAGSFKSEGLGICLFEKLEGDDPNSLIGLPLIQLTKLLQHFGVDVLSQQSRDKPY